A part of Carassius carassius chromosome 4, fCarCar2.1, whole genome shotgun sequence genomic DNA contains:
- the LOC132131879 gene encoding sororin-B-like, which translates to MRWRVLCDSNKENVSGSSAVVKSSPAVASVLSPVLPPPSPSVSVLHREPEQVPVWPLRVRRSYSRQSLRDRSFDSPNARPAPPSSPNTPDTLFGFERLQTPEVMRTAAVGSFDLSAADDSVSETPEIDPNIPGVCLEKKTARRKHVQQMKMSELDLLATEMNAEFEEAESFELFVE; encoded by the exons ATgaggtggaga GTGCTGTGTGACAGTAACAAGGAGAATGTGTCTGGATCATCTGCAGTGGTGAAGTCGTCTCCAGCTGTAGCATCGGTCCTCTCGCCCGTCCTGCCTCCTCCGTCTCCATCAGTGTCTGTACTGCACAGAGAGCCGGAGCAGGTCCCCGTTTGGCCCCTAAGAGTGCGGCGCTCCTACAGTCGCCAGAGTCTAAGGGACCGGTCCTTCGACAGCCCTAACGCCCGTCCTGCTCCTCCCTCTTCTCCCAACACCCCAGACACCCTGTTTGGTTTCGAGAGGCTTCAGACGCCAGAGGTGATGCGCACCGCTGCTGTGGGCTCCTTCGACCTCTCCGCTGCGGATGACAGCGTGTCCGAGACTCCAGAGATCGATCCCAACATCCCCGGTGTGTGTCTGGAGAAGAAGACGGCCAGGAGGAAGCATGTCCAACAGATGAAG ATGTCGGAGCTCGACCTTCTTGCCACGGAGATGAATGCAGAGTTTGAGGAAGCAGAAAGTTTTGAACTGTTTGTTGAATAA